A portion of the Nitrospira defluvii genome contains these proteins:
- a CDS encoding Rab family GTPase: MIEKKICMLGAFAVGKTSLVRRFVTSCFSEQYQTTIGVTVDKKSLTVDGTHLTLVLWDLYGEDEFQKLRRSYLRGSAGYLLVLDGLRRPTLDIALRIQESVTDELGPVPFVALVNKHDRRAEWELNDHDLAELAQRGWPVLMSSAKTGQGVEDAFTTLSRALTQAPQPSSRADHPDGA, translated from the coding sequence ATGATCGAGAAAAAAATTTGCATGTTGGGGGCGTTTGCCGTCGGAAAAACCAGTCTGGTCCGGCGGTTTGTCACCAGTTGTTTTTCCGAACAATATCAAACCACCATTGGGGTGACGGTCGACAAGAAATCCCTGACAGTGGACGGCACGCACCTGACACTCGTGCTCTGGGACCTGTATGGAGAAGACGAATTCCAAAAGTTGCGCCGCTCCTACCTACGCGGCTCAGCGGGGTACCTCCTCGTCCTGGACGGGCTACGTCGGCCCACGTTGGACATCGCCTTGCGCATCCAAGAGAGTGTCACCGACGAACTCGGCCCGGTACCCTTCGTCGCCCTGGTCAACAAACACGACCGACGGGCAGAGTGGGAGCTCAATGATCACGACCTCGCAGAGCTGGCCCAACGCGGCTGGCCGGTCTTGATGAGCAGTGCCAAGACAGGGCAGGGGGTTGAAGACGCATTCACCACGCTGTCCCGCGCTCTCACGCAGGCTCCTCAACCATCATCACGAGCCGACCACCCCGATGGCGCCTAA
- a CDS encoding sigma-54 interaction domain-containing protein, protein MAPNSHPSVPDAFYSTLLARFLIAVLEHVAETRFRLIGEPPPWLLRLYPEAEHQADFSIDTRTPVLHNFLHDAAAAWDAQNSPIARSGFWTDHTMFDEPQHFDALALREGSHRLLLVQHHMESYDQQAALLQKARERALQQHEQDRGHQRTHQVLTTKLADSERSRDDLAAILQRLGLATLLIDGDGHVRFLSDSAVRLLDVSSSSASRAMHWEALLPASKPDRLALQTLLRQPVSQRERARCHIETPTGRRLWLEIELHDDPRDSHHRIAFLHDMTDVYHLRRLLELKAHFHDLIGKSHGMTQVYEQIEDLARVDSTVLIEGETGTGKELVARALHQASARRTGPFIAANCAGLTDSLLGSQLFGHKRGAFTGAIDDQPGLFEAAQDGVLFLDEIGDIPHTVQTHLLRVLQEKEVTRLGETKPRKINVRVVTATHHNLSQDVAKGVFRADLLYRIRVARLQLPPLRERKEDIPLLVSSFLTEGRASMGKTIHRASPAAMAVLMDYHWPGNVRELKSTIECAMIHCKGDTLDASDLPSEIHQTNPVPPPGPTPPTDERSRFLFALGQARGNRTKAARLLGMSRATFYRRLTELDLPPS, encoded by the coding sequence ATGGCGCCTAACTCACACCCCTCCGTACCGGACGCGTTCTACAGCACACTGTTGGCACGATTCCTCATTGCGGTGCTGGAACACGTTGCCGAGACGCGCTTCCGTCTCATCGGGGAGCCGCCCCCCTGGCTGTTGCGCCTGTACCCGGAGGCCGAGCACCAGGCAGACTTTTCCATCGATACTCGCACCCCGGTGCTGCACAACTTTCTGCATGACGCAGCTGCAGCATGGGACGCGCAGAACAGCCCCATCGCCCGGTCAGGGTTCTGGACCGATCACACCATGTTCGACGAACCCCAACACTTCGACGCCCTGGCGCTTCGAGAAGGCAGTCATCGCCTGCTCCTGGTTCAGCACCACATGGAGAGCTATGATCAGCAGGCCGCCCTGCTGCAAAAGGCGCGTGAGCGTGCGCTTCAGCAACATGAGCAGGACCGCGGGCACCAACGAACTCACCAGGTCCTCACCACCAAGCTGGCGGATAGTGAACGGTCGCGGGATGATCTCGCGGCGATTCTACAGCGACTCGGACTCGCGACCCTGCTGATCGACGGGGATGGACACGTCCGGTTTCTCAGCGATTCAGCCGTCCGTCTGCTGGATGTATCCTCGTCCTCCGCATCCAGGGCGATGCATTGGGAAGCGCTGTTGCCGGCCTCAAAACCGGATCGCCTGGCACTGCAGACGTTATTGCGCCAACCTGTCTCTCAGCGGGAACGGGCACGATGTCACATCGAAACGCCCACCGGGCGGCGCCTCTGGCTGGAAATCGAACTCCACGACGACCCGCGGGATTCGCACCATCGGATTGCGTTCCTGCACGACATGACGGATGTCTACCATCTTCGGCGCCTGCTGGAGTTGAAGGCGCATTTCCACGATCTGATCGGCAAGAGCCATGGCATGACGCAGGTCTACGAACAGATTGAAGACCTGGCACGCGTCGATTCGACCGTCTTGATTGAAGGGGAAACCGGGACGGGGAAGGAGTTGGTAGCGCGCGCCTTACACCAGGCGAGTGCCCGGCGTACCGGCCCGTTTATCGCCGCCAACTGCGCAGGCCTGACCGATTCCCTACTCGGCAGCCAGCTCTTCGGCCATAAAAGAGGGGCCTTCACCGGCGCCATCGACGATCAGCCGGGACTCTTCGAAGCCGCGCAGGACGGCGTGCTCTTTCTTGATGAGATCGGCGATATCCCTCACACCGTCCAAACCCACCTGTTGCGCGTGCTGCAGGAAAAGGAAGTGACTCGACTCGGCGAGACCAAGCCACGAAAAATCAACGTACGGGTTGTGACGGCGACGCATCACAATTTGAGCCAGGACGTCGCCAAGGGCGTGTTTCGCGCAGACCTGCTCTATCGGATTCGAGTCGCCCGCCTCCAGCTCCCCCCCCTGCGGGAGCGCAAGGAAGATATCCCGCTCTTGGTCAGCTCATTCCTTACTGAGGGACGAGCCAGTATGGGGAAGACGATCCATCGGGCAAGCCCGGCTGCCATGGCGGTATTGATGGACTATCACTGGCCCGGCAACGTACGGGAACTGAAGAGCACGATCGAGTGCGCCATGATTCACTGCAAAGGAGATACACTGGATGCCTCCGACCTGCCGTCCGAGATTCACCAGACGAATCCTGTCCCTCCCCCCGGACCGACACCTCCCACTGATGAACGCAGCCGGTTCCTGTTCGCCCTTGGACAAGCCCGGGGCAATCGCACCAAGGCCGCGCGGCTTCTGGGCATGAGCCGTGCCACCTTCTATCGCCGATTGACCGAGCTCGACCTCCCGCCCAGCTAG
- a CDS encoding response regulator transcription factor, producing the protein MDTVVPFSHPRPDQPTPREREILNCIWAGLTSQEIAARLRVAPKTVESHRANLLRKFRAANAAQLLRFALLEGLLDVPSPNSDTNTSPKARTQRSPAVRKLTPLK; encoded by the coding sequence ATGGACACCGTCGTCCCGTTTTCACACCCTCGGCCGGATCAACCGACTCCGCGCGAGAGGGAAATACTCAATTGTATCTGGGCAGGGTTGACGAGCCAGGAAATTGCGGCCCGTCTACGTGTTGCGCCGAAGACCGTGGAATCCCACCGCGCGAACCTGCTGAGAAAATTTCGCGCCGCCAACGCCGCGCAATTACTTCGCTTCGCGCTCCTGGAAGGCTTGCTCGACGTTCCCTCGCCGAACAGTGACACGAACACGTCGCCGAAGGCCCGCACACAACGTAGTCCTGCGGTGCGAAAATTGACGCCCCTCAAATGA
- a CDS encoding DUF481 domain-containing protein: MMRRFGSFLFALLIVALTATGARAETQASPDAAPASATLDSVTLKDGTVIYGRVLGMIADELHIKTGFGPTAGDDIVKIMWPNVAKLVVNRPLPFSLKEGTTVVGTAQPGEPGTLTLQAAPMGTPMAIPLDAVVGMNQPAVIYTGALQAGFSQTTGNSHLRNASLLGELSARSESLRLTILGRYIYGDNSGNLIVRNSRGTIKLDFFLTKRLYWFSSAYFEQDTFQDLKLRTALATGPGYQFLDRGDLTGFFKDMTLWAEAGAAYFNEDFKVADDKSSARGRWAVKWNWPLWGGDQVSLYHFQEGFQSLANSKDLYLTADTGLRFKVWGGLVSGFQWTMRYNKNPPPGVSDTDNLYLITLGYSFDTSRKQ, from the coding sequence ATGATGCGACGATTCGGAAGTTTCCTGTTCGCGCTGCTCATCGTGGCGCTCACAGCTACGGGTGCGAGAGCTGAGACTCAGGCCTCTCCGGATGCCGCACCCGCCTCGGCCACGCTCGACTCGGTCACGCTCAAGGACGGCACCGTCATTTATGGACGGGTCCTCGGCATGATCGCCGATGAGTTGCACATCAAGACCGGATTCGGCCCGACCGCCGGAGACGACATCGTGAAGATCATGTGGCCGAACGTGGCCAAACTGGTCGTGAATCGTCCCCTTCCCTTCAGCCTCAAAGAGGGCACCACGGTGGTCGGCACGGCACAGCCCGGCGAGCCAGGCACACTCACTTTGCAAGCCGCGCCGATGGGCACGCCCATGGCGATCCCTCTGGACGCAGTCGTGGGCATGAATCAGCCTGCCGTGATTTATACGGGCGCCCTTCAAGCCGGCTTCTCTCAAACCACTGGCAACAGCCACCTGCGAAACGCCAGCCTACTCGGCGAGTTGTCGGCCCGCAGCGAATCGCTGCGCCTGACCATCCTGGGGCGGTACATCTACGGCGACAACAGCGGCAATCTCATCGTGCGGAACAGCCGCGGGACCATCAAGCTTGACTTCTTTCTGACGAAGCGGTTGTATTGGTTCTCGTCAGCCTACTTCGAGCAAGACACCTTTCAGGATCTGAAACTGCGCACGGCGCTCGCAACCGGTCCCGGCTATCAATTCCTCGACCGTGGTGACCTGACAGGGTTCTTCAAAGACATGACGCTCTGGGCGGAAGCCGGTGCGGCATACTTCAACGAGGATTTCAAAGTCGCCGACGACAAATCCAGCGCTCGTGGCCGATGGGCCGTCAAATGGAATTGGCCGCTCTGGGGTGGTGATCAAGTCAGCCTGTACCATTTCCAGGAAGGCTTCCAATCACTCGCCAATTCCAAAGATCTCTACCTGACGGCCGATACCGGATTGCGGTTCAAAGTGTGGGGCGGACTGGTCAGCGGATTCCAATGGACCATGCGGTACAACAAAAATCCGCCGCCGGGCGTGTCGGATACCGATAACCTCTACCTGATCACGCTGGGATACAGCTTCGACACCAGTCGAAAACAATAG
- the mscL gene encoding large conductance mechanosensitive channel protein MscL has product MGMMSEFKEFAVKGNVLDMAVGVIIGGAFGKIVSSVVSDILMPPIGLLMGHMDFSSLFIPLSEEAKGKSLAAAKAAGAATINYGVFLQTLLDFTILAFVIFMVVKQMNRLKKATPPGPPPAPPKEEVLLTEIRDLLKNQRH; this is encoded by the coding sequence ATGGGCATGATGAGTGAGTTCAAAGAATTTGCCGTGAAGGGGAATGTGCTCGACATGGCGGTGGGGGTCATCATCGGAGGGGCATTTGGAAAGATTGTGTCCTCCGTCGTCAGTGATATTCTCATGCCTCCCATCGGTCTCCTCATGGGGCACATGGATTTTTCCAGCCTCTTTATTCCGCTGAGCGAAGAAGCCAAAGGCAAATCCCTCGCTGCGGCCAAAGCTGCCGGCGCCGCCACGATCAACTATGGTGTCTTCCTACAAACCCTGCTGGATTTCACGATCCTGGCGTTTGTCATTTTCATGGTGGTCAAACAAATGAACCGTTTGAAGAAGGCCACGCCTCCCGGACCACCACCGGCACCGCCCAAAGAGGAAGTCTTGCTGACGGAGATCCGTGATCTATTGAAAAATCAACGGCACTAA
- a CDS encoding OmpA family protein, translating to MRHVRVVPILLSTLLLAACTSAPSPNDSASRALNEMKAVARPIPPKPDPRDLKIADLERQKADLQREKAELEAELAKLRSSAAADLDQSKARITELENQLNQRDRELAGLRNAAGDKDRLASQLSDADRQLSAKDQELAALRQGAGDKDRLAGELAALQGLLASKEQELAGLKSNAGDRDRLSSELAQAKQRIAELERQLHGKDQELGTLKAAAGDRDRLVADLAAAKQRASDLESEIARRDHEMAGLRGALDQQKTSLAEAKNDLSKLLQAEVAKGNVTMKQLGDQLTLGLATTLLFDSGEATLKPGGADVLNRIGSVLKNYPDRSIHVAGHTDNVPIKGRLAKRFPTNAELSQARADSARQALTEGGMAADKIVAKGHADSRPIASNSTAEGRQKNRRVEIVVGQ from the coding sequence ATGAGACACGTTCGCGTAGTTCCTATACTGCTGAGCACCCTACTGCTCGCAGCCTGCACGTCCGCACCGTCCCCCAATGATTCGGCCAGCCGGGCTCTGAACGAGATGAAGGCGGTAGCCCGGCCCATTCCGCCCAAACCGGATCCGCGCGATCTCAAGATCGCCGATCTCGAACGACAGAAAGCCGACCTCCAGCGGGAAAAGGCCGAGCTCGAAGCAGAGTTGGCGAAACTCCGTTCCTCCGCCGCCGCCGACCTGGATCAGTCAAAAGCGCGCATCACCGAACTGGAGAACCAGCTCAACCAGCGCGACCGGGAATTGGCCGGGCTTCGGAACGCCGCCGGCGACAAAGATCGGCTGGCCAGCCAATTGTCCGACGCAGACCGGCAGTTATCGGCCAAGGATCAAGAACTGGCGGCCTTGAGACAGGGCGCCGGGGACAAGGACCGCCTTGCCGGAGAGCTCGCCGCCCTTCAAGGCCTACTCGCCTCGAAAGAACAAGAACTCGCCGGATTGAAAAGCAATGCCGGGGATCGGGATCGTCTATCATCTGAGCTGGCACAAGCGAAGCAGCGCATCGCCGAGCTGGAGCGCCAACTCCACGGGAAGGATCAGGAGCTGGGTACGCTGAAGGCCGCCGCCGGTGACCGCGATCGACTGGTAGCGGATCTGGCCGCCGCCAAGCAGCGGGCATCGGACCTCGAAAGCGAAATTGCGAGGCGAGACCACGAGATGGCCGGCCTCCGCGGTGCGCTTGATCAACAAAAGACCAGCCTTGCTGAGGCCAAGAACGATTTATCCAAACTCCTCCAAGCGGAGGTGGCCAAGGGCAATGTGACCATGAAGCAATTGGGGGATCAGCTCACCCTCGGCCTGGCTACGACCTTGCTGTTCGATTCTGGGGAGGCCACCCTCAAGCCCGGCGGAGCGGACGTGTTGAATCGTATCGGCAGCGTGCTCAAGAACTATCCCGACCGCTCGATCCATGTGGCCGGCCACACCGATAATGTGCCGATTAAGGGACGATTGGCCAAGCGATTTCCCACTAACGCGGAGCTCTCTCAAGCGCGCGCTGACAGCGCACGCCAGGCCCTGACGGAAGGCGGCATGGCAGCCGACAAGATCGTCGCCAAAGGTCATGCCGACAGCCGACCTATCGCCAGCAATTCAACGGCCGAGGGTCGGCAAAAAAATCGACGTGTCGAAATCGTCGTCGGCCAATAA
- a CDS encoding OmpA family protein produces MRRAVWALIVLSSLVTGCETVPQPLPPMASSGDAKLVALQQEREQLLTTLGEFHDRIRDLESRLGDRQNQSASASYDQLLHEKEVELAELRRLAPERDRLSSQLTIATNELLQARQRISSLEQQLATRDKDLAALHTRTTALADLDVARRRIVELETQVAHQAQDLRTVRAGNAERDSLAAQLQTATATIDSLKARINTLDQQLKERDQAYETVRSRLMERDKLVPQYNAMIAEIYQARHRITALEQRLNDKSRDLSARQKGTSTATSPRDSETAASRKIASPTEASGRNGSLSQANPSQTDARGASVAAIREELRKALPAQAEQKVFTVRQDGDRLVIALAGSWLFTSADAALSPEGVLALKRIGTVLGALSGTFVQVAGHTDNLALSKALQKSYADNKGLSLARADNARQAMVNGGMPAERVKAVGLADSRPVASNATEQGRQKNRRLELIIVSRPTVASTAEVVDVQPRLAALGSSR; encoded by the coding sequence ATGAGACGAGCTGTCTGGGCGCTCATTGTGCTCAGTTCCCTCGTGACAGGTTGCGAAACCGTTCCCCAACCCCTTCCTCCCATGGCATCATCAGGCGATGCGAAACTCGTGGCGCTTCAGCAGGAACGCGAGCAGCTCCTGACGACGCTCGGTGAATTCCATGACAGGATTCGCGACCTCGAAAGCAGATTGGGTGATCGACAGAACCAATCAGCGAGTGCGTCCTATGATCAGTTGCTCCACGAGAAGGAAGTCGAACTCGCTGAGTTGCGGCGACTGGCGCCGGAACGCGATCGGCTGAGCAGTCAACTCACGATCGCGACCAACGAGCTTCTGCAGGCCCGTCAGCGTATCAGCTCACTTGAACAACAACTGGCTACGCGCGACAAGGATCTCGCTGCACTCCACACTCGCACGACGGCTCTCGCTGACCTTGACGTGGCCCGACGCCGGATCGTCGAGTTGGAAACGCAGGTGGCGCATCAAGCGCAAGATCTTCGCACCGTGCGCGCCGGCAATGCGGAGCGAGACAGTCTCGCCGCTCAGCTGCAAACCGCCACTGCGACCATCGATTCGCTGAAGGCCCGCATCAACACCCTAGACCAACAGCTCAAAGAGCGCGACCAAGCCTATGAAACCGTCCGCTCACGCCTCATGGAACGAGATAAACTCGTACCCCAATACAACGCGATGATCGCAGAAATCTATCAAGCGAGGCACCGGATCACCGCCCTGGAGCAACGATTGAACGATAAATCCCGAGACCTGTCCGCGCGGCAGAAAGGGACGTCCACAGCCACATCTCCCAGGGACTCAGAAACGGCGGCAAGCCGGAAAATAGCCTCGCCGACGGAAGCTTCGGGACGGAACGGGTCGCTCTCTCAGGCCAACCCGAGCCAAACAGACGCACGCGGCGCGAGCGTGGCGGCGATCAGGGAAGAGCTACGAAAGGCCCTGCCGGCACAGGCCGAGCAGAAAGTCTTCACGGTCAGACAAGACGGGGATCGTCTGGTGATCGCACTAGCCGGGAGTTGGCTCTTCACATCCGCCGATGCGGCGCTAAGCCCCGAAGGCGTCCTCGCGCTAAAGCGGATCGGCACGGTGCTGGGTGCTCTGTCAGGCACATTCGTGCAAGTCGCTGGCCATACGGACAACCTCGCCCTCAGCAAAGCACTCCAAAAAAGCTATGCCGATAACAAAGGACTGTCCTTGGCTCGCGCTGACAATGCCCGTCAAGCGATGGTCAACGGAGGGATGCCCGCTGAACGGGTCAAGGCGGTCGGCCTTGCGGACTCTAGACCGGTCGCCTCCAATGCCACCGAACAGGGTCGTCAGAAAAACCGCCGGCTTGAATTGATTATTGTGTCACGCCCCACCGTCGCATCGACAGCCGAGGTGGTGGATGTTCAGCCCCGCCTCGCGGCACTCGGGTCTTCCCGCTAG
- a CDS encoding ABC transporter substrate-binding protein, producing the protein MTMGRISRRQFLQLSAMTGGALFLSDWTDRLLGSPFPGSLANAAEPIKIGILDPLSSPYKTSSIHDLHGANVAVDLFNKRGGVLGRPVTILEADDASLPETALKAATKLVHDDRVDVLMGTFNAECALVVSEFAKKENKLFLVTGAHLPELTGGACNSHTFVFMPNASMLAQAVVPHWIKAFGTRWFMVTTSSFDGKAMAQAVVTAGQPHGVEFVGEMLMPFGATDFTAALAAAKEKHPTLVVFNLYGWDLVHALKAYTKLELAKEKIGVGGLIAGEQIGRPLGYANNAGIWGLIWDPKVNTEGSRRFIQGVVEKYNHTPTSRCYLGYAAMTQILEAIQRVGSTETPALIKALEGHEFDGLKEGRSYFRASDHQHVQDVLVGEAYGKELGLGHYKILATVPGESFTPGPEAGQCQL; encoded by the coding sequence ATGACTATGGGAAGGATTTCACGTAGACAATTCTTGCAACTGTCGGCCATGACCGGTGGGGCACTGTTCTTGTCGGATTGGACCGACCGCTTGCTGGGATCGCCGTTTCCAGGCTCATTGGCGAATGCAGCAGAGCCCATTAAAATCGGCATTTTGGATCCACTGTCGAGCCCCTATAAGACGTCGTCGATCCATGATTTGCACGGCGCCAATGTAGCGGTGGATCTGTTCAACAAGCGAGGTGGGGTGTTGGGCCGGCCGGTGACAATTCTCGAGGCCGATGATGCTTCACTCCCAGAGACCGCGCTCAAGGCCGCTACCAAGTTGGTTCATGATGATCGTGTGGATGTTCTGATGGGGACGTTTAACGCCGAATGTGCGCTCGTCGTGTCGGAATTTGCCAAAAAGGAGAACAAACTGTTTCTCGTGACAGGGGCGCATCTTCCAGAACTCACCGGGGGGGCATGTAACTCCCACACCTTTGTGTTTATGCCGAATGCCTCGATGTTGGCGCAGGCGGTCGTTCCGCATTGGATCAAGGCATTCGGCACTCGTTGGTTTATGGTCACGACCAGTTCGTTCGATGGGAAAGCCATGGCTCAAGCGGTCGTGACGGCCGGCCAGCCCCATGGAGTGGAATTTGTGGGTGAGATGTTGATGCCGTTTGGCGCCACGGACTTTACCGCAGCGTTGGCGGCAGCCAAAGAGAAACATCCGACGTTGGTGGTCTTCAATCTTTATGGATGGGACTTAGTGCATGCATTGAAGGCCTATACCAAACTGGAACTGGCGAAGGAGAAGATAGGTGTCGGTGGCCTGATAGCGGGGGAGCAAATCGGTCGGCCGCTCGGGTATGCCAATAATGCAGGAATCTGGGGCCTCATTTGGGATCCCAAGGTCAACACGGAGGGGTCGAGGCGATTCATTCAAGGCGTGGTCGAGAAATACAATCACACTCCCACCTCGCGTTGTTATCTCGGCTATGCGGCCATGACCCAGATCCTCGAGGCCATACAACGTGTGGGCTCAACCGAGACGCCGGCGCTCATCAAGGCGTTGGAGGGGCACGAGTTTGATGGCCTCAAAGAAGGCCGATCCTATTTTCGGGCTTCGGACCACCAGCATGTGCAAGATGTACTTGTCGGGGAAGCGTACGGGAAAGAGCTTGGTCTTGGGCACTATAAGATTCTCGCGACGGTTCCTGGAGAGAGCTTCACCCCAGGGCCCGAAGCCGGTCAGTGTCAGTTGTAA
- a CDS encoding HEAT repeat domain-containing protein, whose amino-acid sequence MHFLSRYNIRALSFVPCSSFHLHAEGREEYVMTRSGLTAAIGFLVLQVGLASSASAYRDYFTEAQKTELANIRSIVVEALALTDKGAGNADGIRDIVLRRMSDLGYIVSSDPGVPHDVVVRVKCEQKKTWEGTASAGGDNDLLDAPSRLWKGPACQVTYALGNLKVKWQKEARTDFEDATQAAQVAGAPDPGAYAMSALRDALEAHDFPLLLTAEWGQPDRLLKFLDSPQTSQVRKLKVISLLGEMAADEALPHLKEALKDKDLAKEAAVALGNMGKEGIPVLIDILRYSKQPDLQAAAAKGLGDLGNIHSDSRVVPPLLEMLDAPGIDIMVQTEIAWALGRVPDRRSVEPLFALDRKLQKIRNDPPDPQIKKLKEAVFWSIKQVYTEDQYS is encoded by the coding sequence GTGCACTTCCTCTCGCGCTATAATATAAGGGCGCTTTCCTTCGTGCCATGTTCTTCTTTTCATCTTCATGCTGAGGGAAGGGAGGAATACGTTATGACGCGTAGCGGGTTGACAGCCGCAATAGGATTCCTCGTTCTCCAGGTTGGTCTCGCCTCTTCGGCCTCGGCCTATCGAGATTACTTTACTGAGGCTCAAAAAACTGAGCTGGCAAACATCCGTAGCATAGTGGTTGAGGCGTTAGCTCTGACCGACAAGGGTGCCGGCAATGCTGATGGCATTCGGGACATTGTCCTTCGGCGCATGAGTGATTTGGGGTATATCGTGAGTTCCGATCCGGGTGTCCCTCATGACGTGGTGGTACGCGTCAAGTGTGAACAAAAGAAGACCTGGGAGGGAACGGCGTCGGCCGGTGGAGACAATGACCTGTTGGATGCGCCGTCTCGCTTATGGAAGGGCCCTGCCTGTCAGGTGACCTATGCGTTAGGAAATCTCAAAGTGAAGTGGCAAAAAGAAGCCCGTACGGACTTTGAGGATGCCACCCAAGCTGCTCAAGTTGCCGGTGCACCTGATCCCGGAGCATACGCCATGAGCGCCCTTCGCGATGCATTGGAGGCACATGACTTTCCACTACTTCTTACCGCTGAATGGGGACAACCTGATCGGTTGTTGAAATTTCTAGATTCACCGCAAACCAGTCAGGTTAGGAAGCTCAAGGTGATTTCGTTGTTGGGAGAGATGGCGGCGGATGAGGCGCTGCCCCATCTCAAAGAGGCTCTTAAGGATAAAGATCTGGCAAAAGAAGCGGCTGTGGCATTGGGAAACATGGGGAAGGAGGGCATCCCGGTCCTCATCGATATTTTGCGGTACTCCAAACAGCCCGATTTGCAGGCCGCCGCCGCCAAAGGTTTGGGAGATCTCGGAAATATCCATAGCGATTCACGGGTCGTTCCTCCGCTACTTGAGATGCTCGACGCCCCCGGCATCGATATCATGGTACAGACTGAAATTGCCTGGGCCTTAGGACGTGTGCCGGATCGGCGATCCGTCGAACCCCTCTTTGCTCTCGATCGAAAATTGCAGAAGATTCGAAATGATCCCCCCGATCCGCAGATCAAGAAGCTGAAGGAGGCGGTATTCTGGTCCATCAAGCAGGTATACACGGAGGACCAGTATAGTTGA
- the tig gene encoding trigger factor yields the protein MKMEMTELGPMKRALKIEVPADEVNLRFAQAYSELNRQVRIPGFRPGKAPLPLLEKRYAKTIEEDVIRSLVPDFYDRAVRQAGIVPVLVEIPPLERVKVKKDTPFSFTATVEIKPTIELRDYKAPNPISLKQDQRTVTDEQVQKALEVLREQMAQLHPAPADAVLADGDYAVLDIEGTVDNTPLDGTTKTGHLHKMGSRTSVLGVDIEPHLMGKKEGAVLAIPQAYPASHPDARVAGKTVTFTCTVKSIKRKQLPDLDDEFAKDCGPYQSLQEIREKLRTEMERALKKDIEDSYKDTILKRLAETHHFDLPGTLVERELSAMVRQQLQSRQRKPGDSAAPAPAITQSDEAKQLQDEYRPEAERRVKVGLILEAVAAKEGLTVTNEDLSNEITRLASEVKLSVEEVTRMIRAGGQEALDDLRSRILADKALDFVYRHAMIQG from the coding sequence ATGAAAATGGAAATGACCGAACTCGGCCCCATGAAGCGAGCACTCAAAATTGAGGTTCCGGCGGACGAAGTGAACCTACGCTTCGCACAGGCCTACTCAGAGCTCAATCGCCAGGTTCGCATTCCTGGATTTCGCCCAGGAAAAGCCCCGCTCCCATTGCTTGAAAAGCGATACGCAAAAACCATCGAAGAAGACGTGATCCGCAGCCTTGTCCCCGACTTCTACGATCGCGCAGTCCGGCAGGCTGGCATTGTGCCGGTACTGGTAGAAATCCCACCCCTGGAACGAGTCAAGGTAAAGAAAGACACCCCGTTCAGCTTCACGGCAACTGTCGAAATCAAACCGACCATCGAGCTTCGGGATTACAAGGCCCCAAATCCCATTTCGCTTAAGCAAGACCAACGAACCGTTACAGACGAACAAGTCCAAAAAGCATTGGAAGTCCTTCGTGAACAGATGGCCCAACTGCATCCAGCTCCAGCCGATGCCGTCTTGGCAGATGGTGACTATGCCGTCTTGGACATTGAGGGAACCGTGGACAACACACCTCTAGACGGCACCACCAAGACGGGACATCTTCACAAGATGGGCTCCCGTACCTCCGTGCTGGGCGTCGACATTGAACCTCATCTGATGGGCAAGAAGGAAGGCGCGGTGCTCGCCATTCCTCAAGCCTATCCGGCGTCTCACCCTGATGCGAGAGTTGCGGGGAAGACTGTGACCTTCACGTGTACCGTCAAGTCGATCAAGCGGAAGCAACTTCCCGACCTGGATGATGAATTTGCAAAAGACTGCGGCCCCTACCAGTCGCTGCAGGAAATCCGGGAGAAGCTTCGCACTGAGATGGAGCGGGCATTGAAGAAAGACATCGAAGACTCCTACAAGGACACGATCCTGAAACGACTGGCAGAGACTCATCATTTTGACCTTCCCGGCACACTTGTTGAACGCGAGCTGTCCGCCATGGTTCGGCAACAATTACAGTCTCGTCAACGGAAACCTGGAGACTCCGCTGCCCCTGCTCCTGCCATCACGCAATCTGACGAGGCCAAGCAACTCCAGGACGAGTATCGTCCCGAGGCAGAGCGGCGCGTGAAGGTCGGCCTCATCCTGGAAGCAGTTGCGGCCAAGGAAGGACTCACCGTAACCAATGAGGATCTCAGCAATGAGATTACGAGGCTGGCCTCAGAAGTCAAACTTTCTGTCGAGGAAGTGACCCGGATGATTCGGGCCGGTGGACAGGAAGCGCTGGACGACCTTCGCTCGAGAATCTTAGCCGATAAAGCGTTGGATTTTGTCTACAGGCACGCAATGATCCAGGGATAG